A single Scleropages formosus chromosome 4, fSclFor1.1, whole genome shotgun sequence DNA region contains:
- the LOC108932729 gene encoding G-protein coupled receptor 26-like: MDTVEVIVSLLVVAIIVVSLLSNLLVLICFLYSPEIRSQVPALFILNLTFCNLLLTVCNMPLTLVGIVNKEHPGGAWSCQTAAFLDTFLTTSSMLSMAALSIDRWIAVVFPLSYHSKMRYRDALIGVAYTWLHSLSFSAVPAILSWVGYHQLYASCTLCNAKANGIRGQFVIFTAVFHSLTFLLSLVVLCVTYLKVLKVARFHCKRIDIITMQTLVLLVDIHPSVRQQCLEEQRRRRQRATRKISTFIGTFVLCFAPYVITRMVELFPTVPIDPHWGVVSKCLAYSKAACDPFVYSLLRHQYRKTCGDIINRVLKRRSFDDSSRRVKNGRKNIIQVVE, encoded by the exons ATGGACACGGTAGAGGTGATCGTCTCTTTGCTGGTGGTGGCGATAATAGTCGTGTCGCTGCTGTCCAACTTGCTGGTGCTGATCTGCTTTCTGTACAGCCCGGAGATCCGGAGCCAGGTGCCCGCTCTGTTCATCTTGAACCTGACCTTCTGTAACCTGTTGCTCACCGTTTGCAACATGCCTCTGACTTTGGTGGGGATCGTGAACAAAGAGCACCCCGGGGGCGCGTGGTCGTGTCAGACCGCCGCCTTTCTGGACACCTTCTTGACCACGAGCTCCATGCTGAGCATGGCGGCTCTGAGCATCGACAGGTGGATCGCCGTGGTGTTCCCTTTGAGTTACCATTCAAAGATGCGTTACAGGGATGCCCTCATTGGCGTGGCTTACACGTGGCTGCACTCCCTGTCCTTTTCGGCCGTGCcagccatcctgtcctgggtcggATACCACCAACTTTATGCGTCATGCACTCTTTGCAACGCCAAAGCGAACGGCATCCGGGGCCAGTTCGTCATCTTCACCGCGGTGTTTCATTCCCTCACCTTTCTCCTCTCTTTGGTCGTTCTGTGTGTTACTTATCTGAAAGTTCTCAAAGTCGCGCGCTTCCACTGCAAACGGATAGACATCATTACCATGCAGACACTGGTGCTCCTGGTGGACATTCATCCCAG TGTTCGACAGCAGTGCctggaagagcagaggagacgACGGCAGAGGGCCACCAGGAAGATCAGCACCTTCATTGgaacctttgtgctttgttttgcaCCCTATGTCATAACAAG GATGGTGGAACTGTTCCCCACAGTGCCTATCGACCCTCACTGGGGTGTTGTCTCTAAGTGCCTGGCCTACAGCAAGGCGGCCTGTGACCCCTTCGTTTACTCTCTGCTTCGGCATCAGTACCGGAAAACCTGCGGTGACATCATCAATAGAGTTCTGAAGCGGCGTTCGTTCGATGATTCCAGCCGCCGGGTCAAGAATGGAAGAAAGAACATCATCCAGGTGGTAGAGTGA